TTGATTTTAAGGGCACAGCTCTTAGAAGTAGTGACATAAAAGAAAAGAAGGTTCTTACTACTTCATGGAAACCAAATCTAAAATATGCCTGGGATGATGGAGTAGCAATTAGTAGGTATTTTAAAGAACTAAAAAATGGGAAAATAATTACAAGGAAATGTAACAAATGTAGTCGAATAATGATACCTCCAAGAATGTTCTGTGAGCTATGTTTTAGACCAACAGATGAATGGGTATATGTGAAAGATACTGGGGTTATAAACACATTCTCGATAAGTTA
This portion of the Actinomycetota bacterium genome encodes:
- a CDS encoding Zn-ribbon domain-containing OB-fold protein, with the translated sequence MNDKKLDFKGTALRSSDIKEKKVLTTSWKPNLKYAWDDGVAISRYFKELKNGKIITRKCNKCSRIMIPPRMFCELCFRPTDEWVYVKDTGVINTFSISYVHWDASRIKKGEKPFIPAVIEIDGASEGMGILHLIGEVDPKDVKSGMRVKAVWKSPEERTGAITDIKYFKPE